In Desulfotignum phosphitoxidans DSM 13687, one DNA window encodes the following:
- a CDS encoding ABC transporter ATP-binding protein gives MLSCRQLGFSYGAVPVLKDICFTVEKGRFCVVLGRNGSGKTTLIHCLNRILHPTQGQVFINDKDMTSLSRNEIARTVSLVPQEHMEIFPFRVIDVVVMARAPFLGTAAAPKPGDYKMAEDALKQLHAFHLADKNFNRISGGERQIVLLARAIAQNARIMLLDEPTNHLDFNNQYHLLSAIKELCRSTDLCIVASMHDPNLASLFADEIIMLKNGRILYHGPNQKVMTPQNISALYDVDTRAIPIGDRKQLFLPKQKMGSSDT, from the coding sequence ATGCTTTCCTGCCGCCAACTCGGGTTCTCGTATGGGGCGGTGCCGGTACTGAAGGATATCTGTTTTACCGTGGAAAAAGGGCGTTTCTGCGTGGTGCTGGGCAGAAACGGGTCCGGAAAAACTACCCTGATCCACTGCCTGAACCGGATTTTACACCCCACCCAAGGCCAGGTCTTTATTAACGACAAAGACATGACATCCCTGTCCAGAAATGAAATCGCCCGGACCGTCAGTCTGGTGCCCCAGGAACACATGGAAATCTTTCCCTTTCGGGTCATCGACGTGGTGGTGATGGCCAGGGCCCCGTTTCTGGGAACGGCTGCCGCTCCCAAACCCGGCGATTACAAAATGGCGGAAGACGCGCTGAAACAATTGCACGCCTTTCACCTGGCGGATAAAAATTTCAACCGGATCTCCGGGGGAGAACGCCAGATCGTGCTGCTGGCCCGGGCCATTGCCCAGAACGCCCGGATCATGCTCCTGGATGAGCCCACCAATCACCTGGACTTCAACAACCAGTACCATCTGCTGTCCGCCATCAAAGAGCTCTGCCGGTCAACCGATTTGTGCATTGTGGCCTCCATGCACGACCCCAATCTGGCATCCCTGTTTGCCGATGAAATCATCATGCTGAAAAACGGCCGAATTCTATATCATGGGCCGAATCAAAAGGTGATGACACCCCAAAACATATCCGCTCTGTATGATGTCGATACCCGGGCGATTCCAATCGGAGACCGGAAACAACTGTTTTTACCCAAACAAAAGATGGGATCTTCTGATACTTAA
- a CDS encoding MotA/TolQ/ExbB proton channel family protein, whose product MLAFLSKGGILVIPILFCSVLVLAIFFERMIRYAVNRRRGKEIELKIADLVAKGMEEDALTLAGQSNSPMGRILEKAIQARDLDKDTLESVIVNATENEVRDLSAYLQALATIGNIAPLLGLLGTIIGMIKAFMVIQDMGGKVNAAVLAGGIWEAMLTTALGLAVALPTMVAHSYLLSKVDKYEARLQNGSVLFLKAVAAKDR is encoded by the coding sequence ATGCTGGCATTTTTATCCAAAGGCGGGATTCTGGTGATCCCCATATTGTTCTGCTCTGTTCTGGTTCTGGCCATTTTTTTTGAACGCATGATCCGGTATGCGGTCAACCGGCGGCGGGGAAAGGAAATTGAACTCAAAATCGCTGATCTGGTGGCCAAAGGCATGGAAGAAGATGCCCTGACCCTGGCCGGACAGAGCAACTCACCCATGGGCCGGATTCTTGAAAAAGCCATTCAGGCAAGGGACCTGGACAAGGACACCCTGGAATCGGTGATTGTGAACGCCACGGAAAACGAGGTCCGGGATCTGTCCGCCTATCTCCAGGCCCTGGCCACCATCGGCAATATCGCGCCGCTGCTGGGGCTTTTAGGCACCATCATCGGTATGATCAAGGCGTTCATGGTGATTCAGGACATGGGCGGCAAAGTAAATGCCGCGGTTCTGGCCGGCGGCATCTGGGAAGCCATGCTCACCACGGCGTTAGGGCTGGCCGTGGCCCTGCCCACCATGGTGGCCCACTCCTATCTGCTGTCCAAAGTGGACAAATACGAGGCCAGGCTGCAGAACGGCTCGGTCCTGTTTTTGAAAGCGGTTGCCGCAAAGGACCGGTAA
- a CDS encoding ExbD/TolR family protein encodes MLKFKKHTHRYQIQAPLTSLIDIVFLLLIYFLLTTNFIVEEGIKIKLPQATASAPQIKQEITVFVDKEGTAYMADQKIPMDQLYTRLKEKIGNDPDRLVIVKADKTVILNKAVKVMDIAKAAGAARLSLATEKGL; translated from the coding sequence ATGCTGAAATTTAAAAAACACACCCACCGGTACCAGATCCAGGCACCCCTGACCTCCCTGATCGATATCGTGTTTCTGCTGCTGATCTATTTTCTGCTCACCACCAATTTCATTGTGGAGGAAGGCATCAAGATCAAACTGCCCCAGGCCACGGCATCAGCCCCCCAGATCAAACAGGAGATCACCGTGTTTGTGGACAAGGAAGGCACCGCTTACATGGCGGACCAGAAAATCCCCATGGACCAGCTGTATACCCGGCTCAAAGAAAAAATCGGCAATGATCCGGACCGCCTGGTCATCGTCAAGGCGGACAAGACCGTTATCCTGAACAAGGCGGTGAAGGTCATGGACATTGCCAAGGCAGCCGGAGCGGCCCGGTTGAGCCTGGCAACAGAAAAAGGGCTCTGA
- a CDS encoding FecCD family ABC transporter permease, producing the protein MSPSRASGRLLGLLGLFLAAALVISLFSGRIQIHWQEMVSFGLHLLKGQDLPADLVHKELVFLWIRLPRCLMALLVGSALAVSGAVYQALFRNPLVSPDILGVSAGCTFGAALGLILASDVFGLVQVLSFFFGITAVCLSLGLARAISIKPVIVLVLAGIVVMSFFNALLMVVKYFSDPYDELPGIIFWVMGSLSRVSWEHVATMAPFTLVGLIVFIVLGFRLNILSLGDIQAKSLGMNPGLFRFILITVSSFMVAVSVACCGQIAWIGLVIPHMARSLAGPEHQKMIPVTALLGAIFLLLADSAARSISSAEIPVGIITALTGAPIFGYFLYKNRNTGWI; encoded by the coding sequence ATGAGCCCATCCCGCGCATCCGGCCGATTGCTGGGACTGCTGGGCCTTTTTCTGGCGGCGGCCCTGGTGATCTCCCTTTTTTCAGGCCGGATTCAGATCCACTGGCAGGAGATGGTCTCCTTTGGCCTCCACCTGTTAAAAGGGCAGGATCTTCCGGCGGATTTGGTTCACAAAGAACTGGTTTTTTTATGGATTCGTTTACCCCGATGTCTCATGGCCCTGCTGGTGGGATCGGCCCTGGCCGTGTCCGGGGCCGTGTACCAGGCCCTGTTCCGCAATCCCCTGGTATCTCCGGATATCCTTGGGGTCTCTGCCGGGTGTACGTTCGGGGCGGCCCTGGGACTGATCCTGGCTTCGGATGTTTTCGGCCTGGTCCAGGTGTTGTCCTTTTTTTTCGGGATTACTGCCGTGTGCCTGAGCCTGGGCCTGGCCAGGGCGATTTCCATCAAACCGGTGATCGTACTGGTTTTAGCCGGTATCGTGGTGATGTCGTTTTTCAATGCCCTGCTCATGGTGGTGAAATATTTTTCAGACCCTTATGACGAGCTGCCCGGCATCATCTTCTGGGTCATGGGCAGCCTGAGCCGGGTCTCCTGGGAGCATGTGGCAACCATGGCGCCGTTCACCCTGGTCGGACTGATTGTCTTCATTGTGCTGGGATTCCGCCTCAACATTCTGTCTTTGGGCGATATCCAGGCCAAGTCCCTGGGCATGAATCCCGGACTGTTCCGCTTCATCCTGATCACGGTCAGCTCCTTTATGGTGGCAGTGTCCGTGGCCTGCTGCGGTCAGATCGCCTGGATCGGCCTGGTGATTCCTCATATGGCCCGGTCTCTGGCCGGACCGGAACACCAGAAAATGATCCCGGTCACCGCCCTGCTGGGCGCCATCTTTCTTTTGCTGGCGGATTCCGCGGCCCGGAGCATCTCTTCGGCGGAGATTCCCGTGGGCATCATCACGGCACTTACCGGGGCCCCGATTTTCGGGTATTTTCTGTACAAAAACCGCAACACCGGATGGATCTGA
- a CDS encoding energy transducer TonB, with product MAQHSHMSVNWLLHGFILVSFGIHVLIFLHMAGIYENRAMSYIELTMQQVSKPSTRDIPSPRNRRKQVQKTEVTPIDPKPFQVPKMKLDPVVTRTPTVTNDQIPLPQIPDTVSAASVPVTGIHPQPESVVDTTDVQTQFTTARDYFEMLNLRIHSVKKYPESARSRHIQGRVKVKFVLLADGSLKDVQVVKTSRHKNLDEAAVNAVKKAAPFPRPPASLFKTPVTFQVHILFELA from the coding sequence ATGGCACAGCACTCCCATATGTCTGTCAACTGGCTGCTCCATGGATTCATCCTGGTTTCCTTTGGCATCCATGTCCTGATTTTTCTTCACATGGCAGGCATCTATGAAAACCGGGCCATGTCCTATATTGAACTCACCATGCAGCAGGTGTCCAAACCATCCACCCGGGATATTCCCTCTCCCCGGAACCGGCGAAAACAGGTCCAGAAAACCGAAGTGACGCCCATTGACCCCAAACCGTTTCAGGTCCCGAAAATGAAACTGGACCCGGTGGTGACCCGGACACCCACCGTGACAAACGATCAGATTCCGCTGCCCCAGATACCCGACACCGTGAGTGCGGCATCGGTGCCGGTCACCGGAATCCACCCCCAGCCGGAATCCGTGGTGGATACCACGGATGTTCAGACACAATTCACCACGGCCCGGGACTATTTTGAAATGCTGAACTTACGGATTCACAGCGTCAAAAAATATCCGGAATCGGCCCGATCCCGGCATATTCAGGGGCGGGTCAAGGTCAAATTCGTGCTTTTGGCGGATGGTTCCCTCAAAGATGTTCAGGTGGTGAAAACTTCACGGCACAAAAACCTGGATGAAGCCGCGGTCAATGCCGTCAAAAAAGCGGCCCCGTTTCCCAGGCCCCCGGCTTCTCTTTTTAAAACCCCGGTCACGTTTCAGGTCCACATCCTGTTTGAACTGGCCTGA
- a CDS encoding ABC transporter substrate-binding protein: MKTPCLLQKILVFIIATCLFFIPQLLQANAGNERIITDMAGRKVAIKGPVQRVVTTFKPASLCMLSLGLANTLVGVDNSSRKDPLQVSVWPDIQHLPGVGTKSMGINLETLVSLKPDLVIFYSQNDGLPATEKLTAMGIPCIVILPESFDSILQAMEIIARAMGNSQRISFVRDQMDAVLALVDDRLADLPGSREKTGYFASTLGLFSTTTGSMLQDEIFARARIRNVSSHLTGYFQDISPEQLVEWNPDIMVLSQHMKKSQVRLLDLAPLQGISAISQNQVYRCPSSLAPWDFPSPLAVLATLWVAQKAYPEQFADIDVLAQADAFHRNLYGKTMTKMGGALEDAID, translated from the coding sequence ATGAAGACACCCTGTCTGTTACAAAAAATCCTTGTATTCATCATTGCCACATGTCTTTTTTTCATCCCCCAGCTGTTGCAGGCCAATGCAGGCAATGAACGGATCATCACGGACATGGCAGGCCGAAAAGTTGCAATCAAAGGCCCGGTCCAGCGGGTGGTCACCACATTCAAACCGGCCAGTCTGTGTATGTTGTCCCTGGGTCTGGCCAACACCCTGGTGGGCGTGGACAACTCAAGCCGAAAAGATCCATTGCAGGTATCGGTCTGGCCGGATATCCAGCACCTGCCAGGGGTCGGTACCAAATCCATGGGCATCAACCTGGAAACCCTGGTGTCCCTGAAACCGGATCTGGTGATTTTCTATTCCCAGAACGACGGCCTGCCTGCCACGGAAAAACTTACGGCCATGGGGATCCCCTGCATCGTGATTCTTCCGGAATCCTTTGACAGCATTTTGCAGGCCATGGAAATCATTGCCCGGGCCATGGGAAATTCCCAGCGGATCTCTTTTGTCCGGGATCAGATGGATGCGGTGCTGGCGCTGGTGGATGACCGGCTGGCAGATCTGCCCGGGTCCCGGGAAAAAACCGGGTATTTTGCCTCCACCCTGGGACTGTTCAGCACCACCACCGGGAGTATGCTTCAGGATGAGATTTTTGCCCGGGCAAGGATCCGCAATGTCTCGTCCCATTTGACCGGATATTTTCAGGACATCTCTCCGGAACAGCTGGTGGAATGGAATCCGGACATCATGGTGCTGTCCCAGCACATGAAAAAAAGTCAGGTCCGGCTCCTGGATCTGGCGCCCTTACAGGGGATTTCCGCCATATCCCAAAACCAAGTCTATCGATGTCCTTCCAGCCTGGCCCCATGGGATTTTCCATCCCCTCTGGCCGTACTGGCCACGCTCTGGGTGGCCCAAAAAGCCTATCCGGAACAATTTGCCGATATTGATGTGCTTGCCCAGGCCGATGCCTTTCACCGGAATCTGTATGGAAAAACCATGACGAAAATGGGCGGTGCGCTTGAAGACGCGATTGACTGA